ATATACGCCTCCTAACCCATGAGTAGTCAACTGATGGAAGCTTATGGATAAGCCTACTTAAAGCCCTGGTGAAGCCTTCAAGCTGCCTATAAGGCATTGAGAAGAGATAACGCACAACCATAAGGAACTCAACATACCTAACGGTAATCTTAAAGGGTCGTCCAACCTTACCAACGTTCAAACCCGTAAGCTCAGCGTCATAGCCTTCAAGAAAGTCCAAGCCAAGTAGAAGCTCACCACGCCTAATAAGCCTCTCATCAACAACAGACCAATACACAGATTAAAGCAAGACGTAAGAAGCTTAAAGAATTAAGCCACAAAGTGCTTTGTGGCTTAATTCCTAACCCTACATCAACTCCACATGAGTTAACGTGAGGTGTTTAATGTAGGATTAATGAGGGGTACGTAATTAAGCCACAAAGCTTAAAATTTTAAAAGGGCTTGGGAAATGAAAACTCCCTATTTTGCCTTTCGGGGTTCTTCTTTAGATAACGTTATAAAGAAGCTACCATTTCTCTACCGCTATTTGACTTTATGGATATTTTTGGCTATCTTAGTGGGAGTGATTAGCGGTTATTTTCTACCTCAAATTTCTGAGTTTTGGAATCAGTTTCAAATAGGGACCACGAACATTCCTATCGCGATCGGGCTCATTTTGATGATGTATCCACCCTTAGCAAAGGTAAAATATGAAGAAATTGGGAGGATATTTCAAAACAAAAAAAGTTTCTTTTCTCTCTGCTTCAGAACTGGTTCGTCGGCCCCGTGGTTATGTTTATCCTTGCAGTACTTCTTTTAAGTAGTTATCCGGAATACATGGTAGGAGTGATTATCGTTGGTCTTGCTCGCTGCATTGCTATGGTGATTGTCTGGAATGAACTTGCAGAAGGCGACAGAGAACTTGCGGCAGGGCTTGTGGCGTTTAATGCGATCTTTCAGGTTCTCTTCTACACAGTATACATATACATTTTTGTAACATTTGCCCTCAGTAAACTCGGCCTTGGGCAAGGTTTGAACGTGAACGTCTCTA
The Candidatus Nezhaarchaeales archaeon DNA segment above includes these coding regions:
- a CDS encoding transposase, with the protein product MYWSVVDERLIRRGELLLGLDFLEGYDAELTGLNVGKVGRPFKITVRYVEFLMVVRYLFSMPYRQLEGFTRALSRLIHKLPSVDYSWVRRRI